TAAAATATTTTTTGGTGGAAATTTTGAACTTAAAGCTACTAAGATTGGAGCTCCAACTACAACACCAAAAGCATAAGCAGATATTAAATGTCCAGCAATTGGAATAGAAACTCCTAAATCTTTTGCAACATCTGGTAAAAGACCCATAATAATAAATTCAGTTGTTCCAATAGCTAATCCACCTAGAGCAAGAGGAAAGATTTGTTTTGTCATAGATTCTTTACCCAAAATTCAATTTTTGAAGCAAAAAGAACTGGAGACTCAATCATAGGATAGTGTCCCGCCTCTTCAAATTCTATAATCTCAACATCGTTAAACTCTTCAAAATATTTTGCTACTTCATTTTTTGAGAAAACTGGAAAATCATATTTTCCAGTGATGATTTTAATAGGGATATTAATTTCAAGCTTTTCAAAATTACTTTCATAATCTATATTTAAATACATATTCATATAAGAAATTCTAGCTTCTAAAATAGAAGAGTTGTAAGCTAAATTTATACGATAATCTTTCCAAATTTGATTATATCTTTTGCTAGATTGTTCTACTATATCTTCTATTTTACCACTGTTTATTTCCATTTGAGTTAATAAATTATCTTTAGCCTTTTGTGTACTTTTTACTCCTTTATAAGATATTGGAGTTAGTAAAATGAGTTTTTTAACTCTTTTATCTTTTGAAGTTATATGTTGAGCTATCATTGAAGACATAGAGTGAGCTACTAAAACATAATCAGTCAATTTTAAATTTGTTACTAAATTTATTACATCGTTTACAGCTTCATCTAAATTATATTTTCCTAAAATATTTTTTGATAATCCATATCCTCTTAAATCAACCATTAAAATTGTAAAAAGATTTTTATCAAAGTAGATTAAACAATTTTCATAATTTGTACAATCGCCCATTAATTCATGTAAGAAAATAAGTTTTTTTTCACCATTTCCAAATTTTTTGTAGTTTAATATTGTCATTATTTTTGCCTTTAAAAAAAAATTCTAGTATAAAATTGATAATAATGTAATAAAGAAAATTTTAAGAGCATTTAGGTATAATGCAAAACTTTTTTAGAAAACACTACAACAGTTTCCTAGAATGGTAGTATCGCTTCAAAGTATTTTGAAGATTACGAGAAGCATGAGTGGGGCTATAACTACTCAAACCAAATATTATAAAGGAAAGAAATGCCTACAATACAACAGCTTGTAAGAAAAGAGCGAAAAAAAGTGGTTGAGAAATCAAAATCTCCAGCACTTAAAAAATGTCCACAAAGAAGAGGAGTATGTACAAGAGTATATACAACAACTCCAAAAAAACCTAACTCGGCTTTAAGAAAAGTTGCAAAAGTTAGATTAACAACTGGATTTGAAGTTATTTCATACATCGGTGGAGAGGGACATAACCTTCAAGAACACTCAATTGTGTTAGTAAGAGGGGGAAGAGTAAAAGATTTACCTGGGGTTAAATACCACATTGTAAGAGGTGCGTTAGATTCAGCTGGTGTAAATAACAGAACTGTATCTAGATCTAAGTATGGTACAAAAAGACCAAAAGCTAAAAAATAAGTAGAAGGATAGAAAATGAGAAGAAGAAAAGCTCCAGTTAGAGAGATAATGGCTGATCCTATCTACAATAGTAAAGTGATCACAAAATTTGTTAATGCAATTATGCTAGATGGTAAAAAATCTGTTGCTGAAAAAATCCTTTATGGTGCAATAGATAACCTTGATAAAAGAGGTGAAGAAAAAGGTTTTGACCTGTTTGAAAAAGCAGTTGAAAATGTTAAACCACTTTTAGAAGTAAGAAGTAGAAGAGTTGGAGGAGCTACATATCAAGTTCCTGTTGAAGTTAGAGCTGTAAGAAGACAAACTTTAGCACTTAGATGGCTTATTGATGCTTCAAGAAAAAGAAACGAAAGAACAATGGTTGAGAGATTAGCAAATGAGCTATTCGAAGCAGCAAACGAAAGAGGAGCATCTTTTAAGAAAAAAGAAGATGTACATAGAATGGCAGAGGCTAACAAAGCATTTGCACACTACAGATGGTAGGATAAATAATTATGGCAAGAAAAGTACCTTTAAACAGAGTTAGAAATATTGGTATTGCTGCACACATTGATGCAGGAAAAACTACAAGTACAGAGAGAATTTTATTCTATACAGGAGTTTCTCACAAAATTGGAGAAGTTCATGAAGGTGCTGCAACAATGGACTGGATGGAGCAAGAGCAAGAAAGAGGTATTACTATTACTTCTGCTGCTACTACTTGTTTCTGGACACACCCAAAAACAAATGAGCAACTACAAATAAATATCATTGACACTCCAGGTCACGTTGACTTTACAATTGAAGTTGAGAGATCTATGAGGGTTCTTGATGGTGCTGTTGCAGTATTTTGTTCAGTTGGAGGGGTTCAACCACAGTCTGAAACTGTTTGGAGACAAGCAAATAAGTATGGAGTTCCAAGAATTATCTATGTAAATAAAATGGATAGAACAGGTGCAAACTTCTTTAATGTTATGAATCAAGTAAGAGATAGATTAAAAGCTAATCCAGTTCCACTTCAAATTCCAATTGGTGCAGAAGACCAATTTAGAGGAATGGTTGATTTAGTAAAAATGAAAGCTTATACATATAATCTGGATGCACAAGCTGGAGAGATGTATAAAATTGAAGAAATTCCTGCTGATTTAGTTGATACTGCTAATGAATATAGAGAAAAATTAGTTGAAGCTGCTGCTGAGTCAAGTGATGAGTTAATGGATAAATACTTAGGTGGTGAGGAATTAACTGAAGAAGAGATTACTTCTGGAATCAAAAAAAGATGTTTAGCTATGGAAGTAACTCCAATGGTTTGTGGAACATCATTTAAAAATAAAGGTATTCAACCACTTCTTGATGCTGTTGCTATGTATTTACCAGCTCCAACTGAAGTTGCTGATATCAAAGGTGAGACTCAAGATGGTGAAGCTGTAATTGTTCCTTCAACTGATAAAGGTGAAGTTGCTGCTCTTGCATTTAAAATTATGACTGACCCGTTTGTTGGGCAATTAACATTTACAAGAATTTATAGAGGAATTTTAGAGTCTGGAACTTATGTATTAAACTCTACAAAAATGAAAAAAGAGAGAATCGGAAGATTACTTAAAATGCATGCAAACTCAAGAG
Above is a genomic segment from Aliarcobacter cryaerophilus containing:
- a CDS encoding alpha/beta fold hydrolase, which encodes MTILNYKKFGNGEKKLIFLHELMGDCTNYENCLIYFDKNLFTILMVDLRGYGLSKNILGKYNLDEAVNDVINLVTNLKLTDYVLVAHSMSSMIAQHITSKDKRVKKLILLTPISYKGVKSTQKAKDNLLTQMEINSGKIEDIVEQSSKRYNQIWKDYRINLAYNSSILEARISYMNMYLNIDYESNFEKLEINIPIKIITGKYDFPVFSKNEVAKYFEEFNDVEIIEFEEAGHYPMIESPVLFASKIEFWVKNL
- the rpsL gene encoding 30S ribosomal protein S12; amino-acid sequence: MPTIQQLVRKERKKVVEKSKSPALKKCPQRRGVCTRVYTTTPKKPNSALRKVAKVRLTTGFEVISYIGGEGHNLQEHSIVLVRGGRVKDLPGVKYHIVRGALDSAGVNNRTVSRSKYGTKRPKAKK
- the rpsG gene encoding 30S ribosomal protein S7 is translated as MRRRKAPVREIMADPIYNSKVITKFVNAIMLDGKKSVAEKILYGAIDNLDKRGEEKGFDLFEKAVENVKPLLEVRSRRVGGATYQVPVEVRAVRRQTLALRWLIDASRKRNERTMVERLANELFEAANERGASFKKKEDVHRMAEANKAFAHYRW
- the fusA gene encoding elongation factor G, with protein sequence MARKVPLNRVRNIGIAAHIDAGKTTSTERILFYTGVSHKIGEVHEGAATMDWMEQEQERGITITSAATTCFWTHPKTNEQLQINIIDTPGHVDFTIEVERSMRVLDGAVAVFCSVGGVQPQSETVWRQANKYGVPRIIYVNKMDRTGANFFNVMNQVRDRLKANPVPLQIPIGAEDQFRGMVDLVKMKAYTYNLDAQAGEMYKIEEIPADLVDTANEYREKLVEAAAESSDELMDKYLGGEELTEEEITSGIKKRCLAMEVTPMVCGTSFKNKGIQPLLDAVAMYLPAPTEVADIKGETQDGEAVIVPSTDKGEVAALAFKIMTDPFVGQLTFTRIYRGILESGTYVLNSTKMKKERIGRLLKMHANSREEVKELYAGEIGAVVGLKDTITGDTLASEKDPVILERMDFPEPVISVAVEPKTKADQEKMGIALGKLAEEDPSFRVWTDEETGQTIIAGMGELHLEILVDRMKREFKVEAEVGAPQVAYRETIRNAVKQEYKYAKQSGGKGQYGHVYLEIKPMPAGSEPTFKFNNEIKGGVVPKEYIPAVEKGAFEAMQGGILAGYPMVDIEVTLYDGSYHEVDSSEMAFKLAASMGFKQGCRSAAAGAVLLEPIMKVEIETPEDYMGDVIGDCNKRRGQVQSMDDRAGIKLVTAMIPLSEMFGYSTDLRSMSQGRATYSMIFDSYQEVPRNVSEEIMKKRNG